The proteins below are encoded in one region of Apium graveolens cultivar Ventura chromosome 4, ASM990537v1, whole genome shotgun sequence:
- the LOC141718522 gene encoding uncharacterized protein LOC141718522 → MAKWVIRPSTYDIVYEHRTTIKSQALANFVVDFSPIQITTADEEFQQVVLRVDVKPWTLHANGASNVNETGLGLVLKFPQGDIIAYSICYDFKATNNEVEFKALIFGLTTAKVMKFRHIDVDCDSLLIVNHVNGSYEAKDPKMITYLDVTKKLMNYFDTFNIQQVPRESNVQAGALAGLRQKNAIL, encoded by the coding sequence ATGGCTAAATGGGTCATCCGTCCAAGTACATATGACATCGTATACGAACATAGAACTACCATAAAATCACAAGCTTTAGCTAATTTTGTGGTTGATTTCAGTCCAATCCAAATTACAACAGCTGACGAGGAGTTCCAACAAGTTGTTTTGAGAGTAGACGTCAAACCATGGACATTGCACGCTAATGGAGCTTCGAACGTGAATGAAACAGGCTTGGGTCTTGTACTAAAATTTCCACAGGGGGATATAATAGCATATTCAATATGCTATGATTTCAAAGCTACTAATAATGAGGTTGAGTTCAAGGCGTTAATCTTCGGATTAACGACTGCTAAAGTCATGAAATTTAGACACATCGACGTAGACTGTGACTCATTATTGATTGTCAATCATGTCAATGGTTCTTATGAAGCTAAAGATCCCAAAATGATTACATACTTAGATGTCACTAAAAAATTGATGAATTATTTTGACACATTCAACATACAACAGGTGCCAAGGGAGAGCAATGTTCAAGCTGGTGCACTAGCTGGTCTT